A region from the Triticum aestivum cultivar Chinese Spring chromosome 3D, IWGSC CS RefSeq v2.1, whole genome shotgun sequence genome encodes:
- the LOC123075065 gene encoding probable F-box protein At2g36090 yields the protein MAKQGGHDKASARCARGRPIKQTTLGRIASHRIPARRLESGEEIVRPPAACGVVVTLATPAVDRKARKMQTTVEDLPADVLACALRRLDGPSLAAASCATAGLRALAAEPETWRALCVARWPSLLQTQRRDILGSAAVSPQRLFADAFPFPSSSTDAASVTAADQCLPVELISAVDVYHKGAPLFSRVVETSTSSSWFLTSPFRVDAVECKDPVPAASFSPSDLELSWIVVDPRSGRAVNVSSRRAVAVDRHWYTGETLVRFAVVLGGSKFEATVTCSEEAGYLREVSLTVEDAENAAVSGEGSLRLLAAAMEGPRKGGEKEREEAKRRYEEFVRSKRGRKESKARREVLVDLCCSAVGAVAVLSFLASVVLR from the coding sequence ATGGCCAAACAGGGAGGACACGACAAGGCATCAGCGCGTTGTGCACGCGGCAGGCCTATAAAACAAACAACTCTTGGTCGCATTGCTAGCCATCGCATTCCCGCTCGGCGTCTGGAGTCTGGGGAGGAGATTGTTCGACCTCCGGCCGCTTGTGGAGTTGTGGTTACGCTAGCTACTCCGGCTGTCGACCGAAAGGCCAGGAAAATGCAGACCACCGTGGAGGACCTGCCCGCCGACGTGCTGGCCTGCGCGCTGCGCCGCCTCGACGGCCCGTCCCTGGCCGCCGCGAGCTGCGCCACGGCAGGCCTCCGCGCCCTCGCCGCGGAGCCGGAGACGTGGCGCGCGCTCTGCGTCGCACGGTGGCCGTCGCTGCTGCAGACCCAGCGGCGCGACATCCTCGGCTCCGCGGCCGTCTCTCCGCAGCGCCTCTTCGCCGACGCCTTCCCCTTCCCGTCCAGTTCCACGGATGCTGCTTCCGTCACCGCGGCCGATCAATGTCTCCCCGTCGAGCTCATCTCCGCCGTGGACGTGTACCACAAGGGAGCGCCCCTCTTCTCCCGGGTCGTGGAGACCTCCACGTCGTCCTCGTGGTTCCTGACCTCGCCGTTCCGCGTGGACGCCGTCGAGTGCAAGGACCCGGTGCCGGCGGCCTCGTTCTCTCCGTCGGATTTGGAGCTCAGCTGGATCGTCGTGGACCCCCGAAGCGGCCGGGCGGTGAACGTGTCGAGCCGGCGGGCGGTGGCCGTGGATAGACACTGGTACACCGGCGAGACGTTGGTGCGGTTCGCGGTGGTGCTCGGCGGGAGCAAGTTCGAGGCCACAGTCACCTGCTCGGAGGAGGCCGGGTACCTTAGGGAGGTCAGCCTCACCGTCGAGGACGCCGAAAACGCGGCGGTGAGCGGCGAAGGCAGCCTGCGGCTTCTTGCAGCCGCAATGGAAGGACCGAGgaaaggaggggagaaggaaagagaagaGGCCAAGAGGAGGTACGAGGAGTTCGTAAGGAGCAAGAGGGGGAGGAAGGAGTCCAAGGCAAGGCGGGAGGTGCTCGTCGACTTGTGCTGCTCCGCCGTCGGCGCCGTCGCCGTGCTCAGCTTCCTCGCCTCCGTTGTGCTACGGTAG